From Micromonospora rhizosphaerae, the proteins below share one genomic window:
- a CDS encoding lysylphosphatidylglycerol synthase transmembrane domain-containing protein — MAVFVGVFPRFANYSQAWSSIQRMPTVYLVALVAAAVVNIAVAAWPLQAALPGLRYGPAFVVGQTSFAFSNAVPAGGVIGLGVEYDMLGSYRFGTGAAASATAISTVFNVFATLVMPVVGVLALLISGEVRWHFLLIAVVGVCGVGIAVAAFAAILHSEGGARRVGRTADRLVNAPAQRLLHGRTVNLTGKVLDFRAAVVEVMKTRWPAVVGSTLIPQLTSWSILFLTQRGLEKGDHVSFGVTWPESLAAYSFAVIVSFIPVTTGGLGTVDAGLTGLLTAFGATGSQALAADLVWRAGTFVPQVLTGALMFLWWRVTAGHKKRMAAQRAGDNG, encoded by the coding sequence GTGGCTGTGTTCGTCGGCGTCTTCCCGAGATTCGCGAACTACTCTCAGGCGTGGTCCTCGATCCAGCGGATGCCAACCGTCTACCTCGTCGCGCTCGTCGCGGCGGCCGTGGTCAACATCGCGGTCGCCGCGTGGCCGCTTCAGGCCGCGCTGCCCGGGCTCCGCTACGGACCGGCCTTCGTGGTGGGCCAGACCTCGTTCGCCTTCAGCAATGCGGTACCGGCCGGCGGCGTCATCGGCCTCGGGGTGGAGTACGACATGCTGGGGTCCTACCGGTTCGGCACCGGCGCGGCCGCGAGTGCGACTGCGATCTCAACCGTTTTCAACGTCTTCGCCACGCTCGTCATGCCGGTCGTGGGCGTCCTGGCGCTGCTGATCAGTGGCGAGGTGAGGTGGCACTTTCTCCTGATCGCAGTCGTCGGAGTCTGTGGCGTCGGCATTGCCGTGGCCGCTTTCGCGGCGATCCTGCATAGCGAGGGCGGAGCCCGCAGGGTGGGGCGCACGGCAGACCGGCTCGTCAACGCGCCCGCGCAGCGTCTGCTTCACGGCCGGACCGTCAACCTCACTGGGAAGGTACTCGACTTCCGGGCTGCCGTGGTCGAGGTCATGAAGACCCGGTGGCCGGCCGTGGTCGGTTCGACCCTGATCCCGCAGTTGACCTCGTGGTCGATCTTGTTCCTCACACAGCGAGGCCTCGAGAAAGGCGACCATGTCAGCTTCGGGGTGACGTGGCCGGAGTCGCTGGCGGCCTACTCGTTCGCGGTGATCGTGTCATTCATTCCCGTGACCACCGGCGGTCTGGGCACCGTAGACGCCGGCCTCACCGGCTTGCTGACTGCCTTCGGTGCCACCGGCAGCCAGGCTCTCGCCGCAGACCTCGTGTGGCGCGCGGGGACCTTTGTGCCCCAGGTGCTCACCGGCGCGTTGATGTTCCTCTGGTGGCGGGTCACGGCCGGCCACAAAAAGCGGATGGCGGCCCAGCGGGCGGGCGACAATGGGTAG
- a CDS encoding aldo/keto reductase family oxidoreductase: MTSTRPPGGTYTMAEDLTVTRMGYGAMQLAGPHVFGPPADPDAAVAVLREVVRLGINHIDTADFYGPIVTNELIREALHPYPDDLHLVTKVGSLRDAEGNWLPALAPEQLRQAVHDNLKHLGLDALDVVNLRVGGFDRPTPGSIAEPFSVLAQLQQEGLIKHLGLSTVNDEQIAEAQSIAPIVCVQNFYNIANRDDDDLIDSLAVLGIAYVPYFPLGGFSPLQSEELNAVATRLGTTPMAVALAWLLQRSPNILLIPGTSSVTHLRQNVSAAELTLPEDALTELNRIAS; this comes from the coding sequence GTGACATCGACCAGACCGCCCGGCGGCACGTACACGATGGCCGAGGATCTGACGGTCACCCGCATGGGATACGGCGCGATGCAGCTGGCCGGCCCGCACGTCTTCGGCCCACCGGCGGACCCCGACGCTGCCGTGGCCGTACTGCGCGAGGTCGTGCGCCTGGGCATCAACCACATCGACACCGCCGACTTCTACGGGCCCATCGTCACCAATGAGCTGATCAGGGAGGCCCTGCACCCCTACCCGGACGATCTGCACCTCGTGACGAAGGTCGGATCGCTCCGAGACGCCGAGGGGAACTGGCTGCCCGCGCTCGCTCCCGAGCAGCTGCGCCAGGCCGTGCACGACAACCTGAAGCACCTCGGACTCGACGCACTGGACGTCGTCAACCTGCGCGTCGGCGGGTTCGACCGGCCCACTCCCGGCTCGATCGCCGAGCCGTTCAGCGTGCTCGCGCAGCTGCAGCAGGAGGGACTGATCAAGCATCTCGGTCTCAGCACCGTCAACGACGAGCAGATCGCCGAAGCACAGTCCATCGCGCCGATCGTGTGTGTGCAGAACTTCTACAACATCGCAAACCGGGACGACGACGACCTGATCGACTCTCTCGCCGTACTGGGCATCGCCTACGTGCCCTACTTCCCGCTCGGCGGCTTCTCCCCACTGCAGTCCGAGGAACTGAACGCGGTCGCCACCCGCCTCGGCACCACACCGATGGCCGTCGCGCTGGCGTGGCTGCTACAGCGCTCCCCGAACATCCTGCTCATCCCCGGCACCTCATCCGTTACGCACCTGCGCCAGAACGTCTCCGCTGCTGAGCTGACCCTCCCCGAGGACGCGCTGACCGAGCTGAACCGCATTGCCTCATGA
- a CDS encoding FAD-dependent oxidoreductase: protein MKVRVVGAGVVGLTSALRLAQTGHEVDVVAAKMGNSTTSSVAAALWYPYRAYPEADVTRWSATTYEVLCGLTSDPSAGVRMRLGQELFRQQTSDPWWRDAVPELGRVAVERLPAGYGDGYELSVPVVDMAMHLPWLLGQLEAAGVAVRTRYVGDLAGAFEDVHAVVNCTGLGSRELINDETLTPVRGQVIVVAQFGLTEWLLDQNDPEQLIYVVPRSDTVLLGGTAEEGDEELDVRPKTTADILKRCTELVPALDKARILSHRVGLRPGRPSVRLETEFIDRGPVVHCYGHGGAGVTLSYGCAQDVAELVSGLS, encoded by the coding sequence ATGAAGGTCAGGGTCGTCGGCGCCGGTGTTGTGGGCTTGACCAGCGCACTCCGTCTGGCGCAAACCGGTCATGAGGTCGACGTAGTTGCCGCGAAGATGGGAAATAGCACGACATCGTCGGTCGCCGCGGCTCTCTGGTATCCCTACCGCGCATACCCGGAGGCGGACGTAACGCGATGGTCGGCGACCACCTACGAGGTGCTGTGCGGCCTGACCTCCGACCCGTCCGCCGGCGTTCGGATGCGCCTCGGGCAGGAGTTGTTCCGCCAGCAGACCTCCGACCCGTGGTGGCGGGATGCGGTTCCCGAGCTGGGTCGGGTTGCCGTCGAGCGACTGCCGGCCGGCTACGGCGACGGTTACGAACTGAGCGTTCCGGTGGTGGACATGGCGATGCATCTGCCGTGGCTGCTCGGTCAGTTGGAAGCTGCGGGGGTCGCCGTCCGGACCCGGTACGTGGGTGATCTAGCCGGGGCCTTCGAGGACGTGCATGCCGTGGTGAACTGCACCGGGCTGGGATCCAGGGAGTTGATCAACGACGAGACCCTCACACCGGTGCGGGGACAGGTGATCGTCGTCGCACAATTCGGCCTGACCGAATGGCTACTCGACCAGAACGATCCCGAACAACTGATCTACGTCGTACCCAGGAGTGACACGGTGCTGCTCGGCGGCACCGCCGAGGAGGGCGACGAGGAACTGGACGTCAGGCCGAAAACGACCGCGGACATCCTGAAGCGGTGCACCGAGCTCGTACCCGCGCTCGACAAGGCCCGCATCCTCAGCCACCGCGTGGGCCTACGCCCCGGGCGCCCGAGCGTGCGGCTGGAAACCGAGTTCATCGACCGCGGTCCGGTAGTGCATTGCTATGGCCACGGTGGCGCCGGAGTCACACTGTCCTACGGCTGCGCCCAGGACGTCGCCGAACTCGTGTCAGGACTGTCCTGA
- a CDS encoding GlxA family transcriptional regulator, whose translation MIDDMPLYELAIACEVFGGEWPDLADPWYDLRLCALRPGVTRTESGFVLDTRHALADLAGADTVIIPAVPYGCLKSDRPLPTELIEAVREASAAGARMVSLCSGAFVLAASGLLDGRRATTHWLHAATLARRHPQVQVDASVLYVDDGDVLTSAGRSGGLDLCLHLVRRDLGAYVANQVARRMVVPAHRPGGQSQYIDLSVPDTDDGGLGPVLQWAAENLDRPLTVADLARQANMSSRTFVRHFHAATGTTPLQWLLNQRLAHAQSLLESTNLSIEQISERSGLGTAANLRRHFSINVGVTPTDYRRAYRFGPSNAAMT comes from the coding sequence GTGATCGACGACATGCCCCTGTACGAGTTGGCCATAGCCTGCGAGGTGTTCGGCGGGGAATGGCCGGATCTTGCTGACCCCTGGTATGACCTGCGGCTGTGCGCGCTGCGGCCGGGCGTCACTCGCACCGAGTCCGGGTTCGTGCTCGACACCCGCCACGCGCTGGCGGACCTGGCCGGCGCGGATACCGTCATCATCCCGGCCGTGCCGTACGGGTGCCTGAAGTCCGACCGCCCCCTGCCCACCGAGCTGATCGAGGCGGTGCGCGAGGCCAGTGCCGCAGGCGCGCGGATGGTGTCGCTGTGCAGCGGGGCGTTCGTGCTGGCCGCCAGCGGACTCCTCGACGGCCGGCGGGCGACCACCCACTGGCTACACGCCGCCACTCTGGCCCGGCGACACCCTCAGGTGCAGGTCGACGCCTCGGTCCTGTACGTAGACGACGGCGACGTGCTGACCAGCGCCGGTCGCAGCGGCGGCCTGGATCTGTGTCTGCATCTCGTTCGCCGCGACCTCGGCGCGTACGTGGCCAACCAGGTGGCCCGCCGCATGGTGGTTCCCGCGCACCGGCCGGGCGGCCAGTCACAGTACATCGACCTGTCCGTGCCCGACACCGACGACGGCGGCCTCGGCCCGGTGCTGCAGTGGGCCGCCGAAAACCTCGACCGGCCGTTGACCGTGGCCGACTTGGCCAGGCAGGCCAACATGAGTTCCCGCACGTTCGTCCGACACTTCCACGCCGCCACCGGCACGACGCCACTGCAGTGGCTGCTGAACCAGCGCCTCGCCCATGCCCAGAGCCTGCTGGAATCGACGAACCTGTCGATCGAACAGATCAGTGAACGCAGCGGACTGGGAACCGCGGCAAACCTCCGCCGCCATTTCAGCATCAACGTCGGCGTGACGCCCACCGACTACCGGCGCGCATACCGGTTCGGCCCGAGCAACGCCGCCATGACCTGA
- a CDS encoding GNAT family N-acetyltransferase, with amino-acid sequence MLTEVHEHDGYPVNWPDLPGAWLTPPSLIASWVAELDGRIAGHIGLARSDVGDAAPGLWSARAGVSIDATAVVNRLFVAPWARGHGIGVLLMAQAVTEAQDRGLHPVLDVVASDTAAAALYERLGWQLLATVEQQWSAEQKVAVRCYAAAT; translated from the coding sequence GTGCTGACAGAGGTCCATGAGCACGACGGCTATCCGGTGAACTGGCCCGACCTCCCGGGGGCATGGCTCACGCCGCCATCGCTCATTGCCTCGTGGGTGGCGGAACTGGACGGCCGCATTGCCGGCCATATTGGCCTGGCTCGGAGCGACGTGGGAGACGCGGCACCTGGGCTGTGGAGCGCTCGTGCAGGGGTAAGTATCGACGCGACCGCCGTGGTCAACCGGCTGTTCGTCGCTCCGTGGGCTCGCGGCCACGGGATCGGTGTGCTGCTGATGGCGCAGGCTGTCACAGAAGCACAGGATCGCGGCTTGCATCCGGTGCTCGACGTGGTGGCTTCTGACACTGCGGCGGCAGCTTTGTACGAGCGACTCGGCTGGCAACTGCTGGCCACAGTCGAACAGCAGTGGAGTGCGGAGCAGAAGGTGGCCGTCCGGTGTTATGCGGCGGCAACCTGA
- the pdxY gene encoding pyridoxal kinase PdxY, whose protein sequence is MKILSIQSSVAYGYVGNSAAAFPLQRLGHEVWPVLTVHFSNHTGYGAWRGPLLAPAEVAEVIAGIEDRGVLGKADAVLSGYQGDPAMGAVILDAVDRVKAANPAAVYCCDPVMGDVGRGMFVRPGIPEYMRDTVVPRADIVTPNQFELEFLSGRTTNSPKELLEAVDIVREMGPRHVLVTSVLHGDVPDGSLEVVAVSDEGAWAVTTPLLPISPNGGGDVTAALYLAHLSTTGSPAAALERTTNSIFAVLEATLAAAAREIQLVAAQDAIADPPARFAARRLY, encoded by the coding sequence GTGAAGATCCTGTCCATCCAGTCCTCGGTCGCCTACGGCTACGTCGGCAACTCCGCCGCCGCTTTTCCCCTTCAACGGCTGGGGCACGAGGTCTGGCCGGTGCTGACCGTCCATTTCTCCAATCACACCGGGTACGGCGCTTGGCGCGGCCCGCTGCTGGCACCGGCCGAGGTCGCCGAGGTGATCGCGGGCATCGAGGACCGCGGGGTCCTCGGAAAAGCCGACGCAGTGCTGTCGGGCTACCAGGGCGACCCGGCGATGGGCGCGGTGATCCTCGACGCGGTGGACAGGGTGAAGGCGGCCAACCCCGCTGCGGTCTACTGCTGCGACCCGGTGATGGGCGACGTCGGCCGCGGCATGTTCGTACGGCCGGGCATCCCGGAGTACATGCGTGACACGGTCGTCCCGCGCGCGGACATCGTCACCCCGAACCAGTTTGAGCTGGAGTTCCTGTCGGGCCGTACGACGAACTCGCCGAAGGAGTTGCTGGAGGCGGTCGACATCGTGCGTGAGATGGGGCCACGGCATGTGCTGGTCACCAGCGTGCTCCACGGCGACGTCCCCGACGGGTCGCTGGAAGTGGTGGCCGTATCTGACGAGGGCGCCTGGGCAGTTACCACGCCGCTCCTGCCGATCAGCCCGAACGGCGGCGGCGACGTCACCGCAGCGCTGTACCTCGCGCACCTGTCGACGACCGGCTCGCCCGCGGCGGCACTGGAGCGAACCACGAACTCCATTTTCGCTGTCCTCGAGGCGACTCTCGCAGCGGCTGCTCGGGAAATCCAGTTGGTCGCCGCCCAGGATGCGATCGCCGACCCGCCGGCGAGGTTCGCCGCCCGGCGGCTGTACTGA
- a CDS encoding cupin domain-containing protein gives MTVISGGSSPTSGPVTFEPWYTFSEGGPVESGTLPFSAQAPAPFEIARWSVAPGTANDLDVHVSREVWLVVTGEGQVHWADQSRGIRAGDVVAFDTKVPHQVRNDGTETLHVFSIYWKQ, from the coding sequence ATGACCGTTATCTCCGGTGGATCAAGCCCAACAAGTGGACCGGTGACCTTCGAGCCTTGGTACACGTTTTCGGAAGGCGGGCCGGTGGAGTCCGGCACCCTTCCGTTCTCCGCCCAGGCTCCTGCCCCGTTCGAGATCGCGCGCTGGTCGGTCGCCCCTGGAACAGCCAATGACCTCGATGTTCATGTTTCTCGCGAGGTATGGCTCGTCGTCACGGGCGAGGGTCAGGTCCACTGGGCCGATCAGAGTAGAGGCATCCGTGCCGGCGATGTGGTGGCCTTCGACACCAAGGTTCCGCACCAGGTACGCAACGACGGAACCGAGACGCTGCACGTGTTCTCCATCTATTGGAAACAGTAG
- a CDS encoding MalY/PatB family protein, whose translation MASPAPSANGAAAQNPLTLLTLDELRQRTSVKWRMHPPDVLPLWVAELDVPLAPPVADALRRAVDLGDTGYAYGTAYAEALGNFAAQRWGWHDFRVDHTTVVPDVMMGIVEVLRLVTDPGDAVVVCSPVYPPFYAFVSHAGRQVIEAPLGPDLRMDPAALDEAFRRAREYGRRPAFLMCNPHNPTGVVHRRNELEAIADLADRHGLRVISDEIHAPLVLPGTHFTPYLTVAGAENAFALISASKAWNLAGLKAALAVAGPQAAADLNRMPEEVSHGPSHLGVIAHTAAFRAGGQWLDLLLDGLDTNRTLLETLLPKHLPSVTYHRPEGTYLAWLDCTALGIATEQPDGEPGVASDVAGPAKMFLDRARVALSSGHVFGTGGAGFVRLNFATSPAILTDAVTRMGRAVDTYHPSAG comes from the coding sequence ATGGCAAGCCCTGCCCCCTCCGCCAACGGCGCCGCGGCCCAGAATCCGCTCACCCTACTCACGCTGGACGAACTCCGGCAGCGCACCAGCGTGAAGTGGCGCATGCACCCGCCCGACGTGCTCCCCCTCTGGGTTGCGGAGCTGGACGTACCCCTCGCTCCCCCCGTGGCCGACGCGCTCCGCCGCGCGGTCGACCTCGGTGACACCGGTTACGCGTACGGGACGGCGTACGCCGAGGCGCTCGGCAACTTCGCCGCCCAGCGGTGGGGCTGGCACGACTTCCGCGTCGACCACACCACGGTCGTACCCGACGTGATGATGGGCATCGTCGAGGTACTCCGACTCGTGACCGACCCCGGAGACGCGGTGGTGGTCTGCTCCCCCGTGTACCCGCCCTTCTACGCCTTCGTCAGCCACGCCGGCCGGCAGGTGATCGAGGCCCCTCTCGGACCCGACCTGCGGATGGACCCCGCCGCTCTCGACGAGGCCTTCCGCCGCGCGCGGGAGTACGGCCGGCGGCCGGCGTTCCTGATGTGCAACCCGCACAACCCGACCGGCGTCGTCCACCGCCGCAACGAGCTCGAGGCCATCGCCGACCTCGCCGACCGCCACGGCCTGCGGGTGATCTCCGACGAGATCCACGCCCCCCTCGTGCTCCCCGGGACGCACTTCACCCCGTACCTCACGGTGGCCGGCGCCGAGAACGCGTTCGCCCTGATCTCCGCCTCGAAGGCGTGGAACCTCGCCGGCCTCAAGGCTGCGCTCGCGGTCGCCGGGCCACAGGCCGCCGCCGACCTAAACCGCATGCCGGAAGAGGTCAGCCACGGGCCCAGCCACCTGGGCGTCATCGCGCACACCGCCGCGTTCCGCGCCGGCGGGCAGTGGCTCGACCTCCTCCTCGACGGCCTCGACACCAACCGCACGCTTCTGGAAACGCTGCTGCCGAAGCACCTCCCGTCCGTCACATACCACCGCCCCGAGGGCACCTACCTCGCCTGGCTGGACTGCACGGCGCTGGGTATCGCGACAGAGCAACCGGACGGCGAACCCGGCGTGGCCAGCGACGTCGCCGGGCCCGCGAAGATGTTCCTGGACCGCGCGCGGGTCGCCCTCAGCTCCGGGCACGTCTTCGGCACCGGCGGGGCAGGCTTCGTACGACTCAACTTCGCCACCTCACCCGCGATCCTCACCGACGCCGTCACCCGAATGGGCCGGGCAGTCGACACGTACCACCCGTCGGCCGGCTGA
- a CDS encoding NIPSNAP family protein, translated as MTVVELRQYTLHSGQRDVLIDLFDQEFVESQEAVGMQIIGQFRDVNDPDRFVWLRAFPDMDSRAAALTAFYLEGPVWKAHGPAANATMVDSSNALLLRPVRAGSGFPPPIGPRPPLGATETPDSRVVATLYYRDAAVDDEFVRFFDDHVAPVMAELGAHPLACLETEPAPNTFPRLPVRTGENVFVWFARLGSPAHHRAYLDGLARSERWNEEVLPELLTRLASAPQQLTLAPTARSQLH; from the coding sequence ATGACCGTCGTCGAACTCAGGCAGTACACCCTGCACTCCGGCCAGCGAGACGTCCTGATCGACCTGTTCGACCAGGAATTCGTGGAAAGCCAGGAGGCCGTCGGGATGCAGATCATCGGACAGTTCCGGGACGTGAACGACCCCGATCGCTTCGTATGGTTGCGCGCCTTCCCGGACATGGACTCGCGCGCCGCGGCGCTGACGGCCTTCTATCTCGAAGGCCCGGTGTGGAAGGCGCACGGTCCCGCGGCCAACGCCACCATGGTCGACTCTTCGAACGCCCTGCTGCTGCGGCCCGTGCGAGCCGGGTCCGGATTTCCGCCGCCGATCGGACCCCGGCCCCCGCTCGGCGCCACCGAAACCCCCGACTCCCGCGTGGTCGCGACACTCTATTACCGGGATGCTGCCGTGGACGACGAGTTCGTCCGGTTCTTCGACGACCACGTCGCGCCGGTGATGGCGGAATTGGGCGCCCACCCGCTGGCATGCTTGGAGACCGAGCCCGCACCGAACACGTTCCCGAGGTTGCCGGTGCGCACCGGGGAAAACGTCTTCGTCTGGTTCGCCCGCCTCGGCAGTCCGGCCCATCACCGCGCTTACCTCGACGGCTTGGCGCGCTCGGAGCGGTGGAACGAGGAGGTGCTCCCGGAGCTGTTGACCCGCCTCGCGTCTGCCCCGCAGCAGTTGACACTGGCACCCACCGCCCGGTCCCAACTGCACTGA
- a CDS encoding low temperature requirement protein A, whose amino-acid sequence MTTGGSTELVRRPSGSTRATLLELLFDVVFVAALALTSMLIAEQDSWAGVRRVVLMLMAVWWTWSVTSTTTDFYDPDQRPIRAILMVTMFGAVVMAAALAAAAHALIFAVGYVTPHVVRGLVLVSVLHKQRHQAEERAARFLFWFLVSGVFWIGGALLPDAPRWTLWTVAVAIDYVAAAARYPTPWLGRVPVGQYEKTTEHLGERYQQFVILALGDIILLPTLEISTAEFTHARLAAFLAAFVTMLLLWQIYVLGTGSILRMSWSAQMRRRLARLAPYTHLVMLAGVVCTAAGFDLVLDRPTGDTPARWTALIFGGPALFLLGRSLFTYRIAGMFPWHRMPWLLVLAAAAPWVGGWPPVLVTTLVVLVLVGVVVGDAMGGRLTRPMLRGRTG is encoded by the coding sequence ATGACGACCGGAGGCAGCACCGAGCTGGTGCGCCGGCCGAGCGGGTCGACCCGGGCCACTCTGTTGGAGCTGCTGTTCGACGTCGTCTTCGTGGCCGCCCTGGCGCTGACCTCGATGCTGATCGCCGAGCAGGACTCGTGGGCCGGCGTCCGGCGGGTCGTGCTCATGCTGATGGCGGTCTGGTGGACCTGGTCGGTCACCTCGACCACCACCGACTTCTACGACCCTGATCAGCGTCCGATCCGGGCCATCCTGATGGTGACCATGTTCGGTGCCGTGGTGATGGCGGCGGCGCTGGCCGCCGCGGCGCACGCGCTGATCTTCGCGGTCGGTTACGTGACCCCGCACGTGGTGCGGGGTCTGGTGCTGGTGAGCGTGTTGCACAAGCAGCGGCATCAGGCCGAGGAGCGTGCGGCGCGCTTTCTCTTCTGGTTCCTGGTCTCCGGCGTCTTCTGGATCGGCGGGGCGCTGCTGCCGGACGCGCCGCGATGGACGCTCTGGACCGTCGCGGTGGCGATCGACTACGTCGCGGCTGCGGCGCGCTATCCCACGCCCTGGCTCGGCCGGGTGCCGGTAGGACAGTACGAGAAGACGACCGAGCACCTGGGTGAGCGGTACCAGCAGTTCGTCATCCTGGCGCTCGGCGACATCATCCTGTTACCGACCCTGGAGATCAGCACCGCGGAGTTCACCCACGCACGGCTGGCCGCCTTCCTGGCCGCCTTCGTCACGATGCTGCTGCTCTGGCAGATCTACGTCCTGGGGACCGGTTCCATCCTGCGGATGTCGTGGTCCGCACAGATGCGCCGGCGGCTGGCACGGCTGGCACCGTACACCCACCTGGTGATGCTGGCCGGCGTCGTCTGCACCGCCGCCGGTTTCGACCTGGTCCTCGACCGGCCCACCGGCGACACACCGGCGCGCTGGACCGCGCTGATCTTCGGCGGGCCCGCGCTGTTCCTGCTCGGGCGCAGCCTGTTCACCTATCGGATCGCCGGCATGTTCCCGTGGCATCGGATGCCCTGGCTGCTGGTGCTGGCGGCCGCGGCACCGTGGGTGGGCGGCTGGCCCCCGGTGCTGGTCACCACCCTCGTCGTGCTGGTGTTGGTCGGGGTGGTGGTCGGGGACGCCATGGGCGGGCGGTTGACCCGGCCCATGCTGCGGGGGCGCACCGGCTGA
- a CDS encoding helix-turn-helix transcriptional regulator produces the protein MSDTNLLGDYLRARRELVHPESVGLPAGGVRRVPGLRREEVAMLAGISSDYYLRLEQGRDRNPSIQVLEALARVLRLDDAATDYLLGLATPRPRHRRRRPRRETVPASIRQLLDVLDLPAFVEGRYFDVLAANNLARALSPNLQVGQNRLQAVFLDPAERAMYPDWDQASAELVASFRESVGSDTDDPRFVQLVGELSLSSERFRQLWARHDVRSCEGMPTRIQHPQVGELTLSREKLAIGGAKDQLLVIYHGQPGTSSAEKLALLASLASPTATSRPRRDAPANAAPEEPGQV, from the coding sequence GTGAGCGACACCAACCTGCTCGGTGACTACCTCCGGGCCCGCCGTGAACTCGTCCATCCGGAAAGCGTCGGCCTGCCTGCCGGCGGGGTGCGACGCGTCCCCGGATTGCGGCGTGAAGAGGTCGCCATGCTCGCCGGGATCAGCTCCGACTACTACCTGCGACTCGAGCAGGGCCGCGACCGCAATCCCTCGATTCAGGTCCTCGAGGCTCTCGCCCGCGTCCTGCGCCTCGACGACGCCGCAACCGATTACCTGCTGGGCCTGGCCACGCCACGGCCCCGTCACCGGCGACGCCGTCCCAGGCGAGAGACCGTACCGGCCAGCATCCGGCAATTGCTCGACGTCTTGGACCTACCGGCCTTCGTCGAGGGCCGCTACTTCGATGTCCTCGCCGCAAACAACCTCGCCCGCGCACTGTCACCCAACCTGCAGGTCGGCCAGAACCGGCTCCAAGCGGTGTTCCTCGACCCAGCCGAGCGCGCGATGTACCCGGACTGGGACCAGGCCAGCGCCGAACTGGTCGCCAGCTTCCGCGAGTCGGTGGGAAGCGATACGGACGACCCACGTTTCGTCCAGCTCGTCGGCGAACTATCCCTGTCCAGCGAACGGTTCCGACAGCTCTGGGCACGGCACGACGTTCGGTCTTGCGAAGGCATGCCCACCCGGATCCAACACCCTCAGGTCGGGGAGCTCACGCTCAGCCGCGAGAAGCTGGCCATCGGCGGCGCCAAGGATCAACTGCTCGTCATCTACCACGGCCAACCCGGCACGAGCAGCGCCGAAAAGCTGGCGCTACTAGCCTCCCTGGCCAGCCCGACCGCCACGTCTCGCCCGCGACGCGATGCACCCGCCAACGCCGCACCTGAAGAACCCGGACAGGTATAG